A region of Vitis vinifera cultivar Pinot Noir 40024 chromosome 15, ASM3070453v1 DNA encodes the following proteins:
- the LOC100258544 gene encoding disease resistance protein RPH8A — protein sequence MAEGTVTFFAEKLSNLILQEASVFGQVEGQIKLLRNELEWMRLFLKDADSKRIHDERIKLWVNQIRNATHDAEDVIDEFIVNMDHRQRRLNTLKLLKCLPTCVGFADKLPFIHELDSRVKDINVMIGAIMANRSKYGLGDLVASSSSTTDQVAAHKEKRPPVVEESDVVGIEDGTEEVKQMLMKEETRRSVVSIVGMGGLGKTTLAKKVYNQRDVQQHFDCKAWVYVSQEFRAREILLDIANRFMSLSEKEKEMRESELGEKLCEYLKEKKYLVVMDDVWSSEVWSRLRSHLPEAKDGSKVLITTRNKEIALHATSQAFIYELRLMNDDESWQLFLKKTFQGTSTPHTLIRELEEPGKKIVAKCKGLPLAVVVLGGLLSTKEKTKPSWEKVLASIEWYLDQGPESCMGILALSYNDLPYYLKSCFLYCGIFPEDSEIKASKLIRLWLAEGFIQRRGKETLEDIAEDYMHELIHRSLIQVAERRVDGGVESCRMHDLLRDLAVLEAKDAKFFEQLRHLICWNCKISGQSKTSKCVNGYLGVEQLTNLQTLALQGGSWLEGDGLGKLTQLRKLVLGGLLTPYLKKGFFESITKLTALQTLALGIEKYSKKRLLNHLVGLERQKNVIEEKTLFPGLVPFSCHAYLDVVNLIGKFEKLPEQFEFYPPNLLKLGLWDCELRDDPMMILEKLPSLRKLELGSDAYVGKKMICSSGGFLQLESLILIGLNKLEELTVEEGAMSSLKTLEIWSCGKMKKLPHGLLQLTNLEKLSLRGSSYHESIEEIEKAGGEDWDKLRKIMC from the exons ATGGCAGAAGGCACTGTTACCTTCTTTGCGGAGAAGTTGAGCAACTTGATTTTACAGGAAGCTTCTGTATTTGGGCAAGTAGAAGGCCAGATAAAGCTGCTGCGCAACGAGCTGGAGTGGATGCGCCTCTTCCTGAAGGATGCGGATTCAAAGCGCATACACGACGAAAGAATCAAGCTGTGGGTGAATCAGATTAGAAACGCAACCCATGACGCTGAAGATGTCATCGACGAATTCATCGTCAACATGGATCATCGCCAGCGAAGACTCAACACCCTCAAGCTCCTCAAGTGCCTACCTACTTGCGTAGGATTCGCTGACAAGTTACCCTTCATCCACGAGCTTGACAGTCGTGTGAAAGATATAAATGTGATGATTGGGGCGATTATGGCTAATAGATCCAAGTATGGTCTTGGAGATCTAGTGGCTTCCAGCTCATCCACGACGGATCAGGTTGCGGCGCACAAGGAGAAGCGGCCCCCAGTAGTTGAAGAGAGCGATGTAGTGGGGATCGAAGATGGCACCGAGGAGGTGAAGCAGATGCTGATGAAGGAAGAGACGCGGAGATCAGTGGTGTCCATCGTGGGGATGGGCGGCCTAGGCAAGACAACTCTCGCCAAGAAAGTTTATAATCAAAGGGATGTCCAACAACACTTTGATTGTAAAGCTTGGGTTTATGTGTCTCAAGAGTTCAGAGCAAGAGAAATTTTGCTCGATATTGCCAATCGTTTTATGTCTCtcagtgaaaaagaaaaagagatgagAGAGAGTGAGCTTGGCGAGAAGCTTTGTGAATACCTGAAGGAGAAGAAGTACTTGGTAGTCATGGATGATGTATGGAGCAGTGAAGTTTGGAGTCGCTTGCGCTCACATCTTCCTGAGGCCAAGGATGGGAGCAAAGTTTTGATCACTACTCGTAATAAAGAAATCGCTCTGCATGCCACTTCACAAGCATTTATCTATGAACTTCGTCTCATGAATGATGATGAGAGTTGGCAgctttttctcaaaaaaactTTTCAAGGAACAAGCACACCTCATACTCTAATTAGGGAGTTAGAGGAACCGGGAAAGAAAATTGTGGCAAAATGCAAAGGTTTGCCTCTTGCGGTTGTGGTCTTAGGAGGCTTACTGTCCACAAAAGAGAAGACAAAACCATCATGGGAGAAAGTGCTTGCAAGTATTGAGTGGTATCTGGATCAAGGCCCTGAATCGTGCATGGGAATTCTTGCTTTAAGTTACAATGACTTGCCCTATTACTTGAagtcttgttttctttattGTGGGATTTTTCCAGAGGATTCTGAGATTAAGGCAAGTAAGTTGATCCGTTTGTGGCTGGCTGAAGGCTTTATACAGAGAAGGGGAAAAGAAACACTGGAAGACATAGCCGAAGACTACATGCACGAGTTGATCCATAGAAGTTTGATTCAAGTGGCTGAACGAAGGGTAGATGGAGGAGTGGAGTCTTGTCGCATGCATGATCTCCTTCGAGACCTCGCTGTTTTAGAGGCCAAGGATGCAAAATTTTTTGAG CAATTGAGACATCTAATTTGTTGGAATTGCAAGATTTCTGGCCAATCCAAAACAAGCAAGTGTGTGAATGGTTATTTGGGTGTGGAGCAACTCACTAACCTTCAAACATTAGCTTTACAGGGGGGGAGTTGGTTGGAGGGAGATGGCCTGGGAAAATTAACCCAACTTAGGAAATTGGTATTAGGTGGGTTGTTGACTCCCTATTTGAAGAAGGGGTTTTTTGAGTCCATTACTAAATTAACTGCTCTTCAAACCTTGGCTTTGGGCATTGAAAAGTATTCAAAGAAAAGATTGTTAAATCATCTTGTTGGATTAGAGCGGCAGAAGAATGTCATTGAGGAGAAAACATTATTCCCAGGACTCGTGCCTTTTTCATGCCACGCCTATCTTGATGTAGTAAATTTAATAGGGAAGTTTGAGAAATTACCGGAGCAATTTGAATTTTACCCTCCAAACCTCCTCAAACTCGGATTGTGGGATTGTGAGTTAAGAGATGATCCAATGATGATTCTAGAGAAGTTGCCATCATTGAGAAAGCTTGAATTAGGTTCTGATGCAtatgttggaaaaaaaatgatatgttcTTCTGGAGGGTTCCTTCAACTTGAAAGCTTAATATTGATCGGATTAAATAAATTGGAGGAACTGACAGTAGAGGAAGGAGCAATGAGTAGTCTAAAAACCTTGGAAATTTGGTCTTGTGGTAAAATGAAAAAGCTTCCTCATGGATTGTTACAATTGACAAATCTTGAGAAACTATCATTGCGAGGGTCATCATACCACGAATCAATTGAAGAGATTGAAAAGGCCGGGGGAGAAGACTGGGATAAGCTCCGTAAGATCATGTGCTAA